The nucleotide window CCATGGCAAGGCGTGCAACGCGTTGCGAAAATTTCCTCCGCTTGAGCAAGAGCTTCCGGTGAAACGCTTACACTACTCTTTGTTTGAGTTTGTTCAGATGCTTGCGTCTGATTGTTTCTAGAACAGCCGCTTGCCAACAACCCACCGGCGGCAAATCCAATCAATAGACACCACCCGCGCAGTTCTCTTGCATGCATATGCGTCTATCCTCCTTGTTGAAATCGAAAGTAATTGTTTTTCTCACCATTAAAGTTATCTGACAAGGCGTGACTGCAAAGAATCACTTATCGTTCGGACTATTTTTGTTTCGCATGCACAAACCGAGAGTAAAGTGCTGCCGAAAAAAAGTGGACACTGTCTACTTACGCAATCTCCATTGATTCAGCCGGCTAGCGCCCGAGGGAAGAGAATGTTGTTTTCCAAATGGATATGGTCCATCAGCTCAATCTCGAATTCTGCAAGCGCACGGTATAGCTCGTGCCAGCTCGTGCAAGCTTTCTCTGGAACGTTCAGATCATGGGTGAGCTCGCGGATACGCTGCAAAGTCTGTCCATGATCATCGTGCTCCTGCATCATCACCTGGACCGGCATGTGAGCCATGGCACCGCGGCCCGTCACGATGAGCGGAAATAAAATTTGCTCCTCCTTTGTTAAATGCATCTCGATAGAAGCCCTCGCCTCCATTAGCAACGCAGCAAGTCCTTGTGGACAGTGCGCATGCTGGGCATGAACGCGCTCAACTTTTGTTGCAAGCTCAAGCA belongs to Myxococcales bacterium and includes:
- the ytfE gene encoding iron-sulfur cluster repair protein YtfE; the protein is MKDTEQTLAELVMAHPRAARILHGYHLNYCCGGQRSLSEACAQKKIDAEVVLRDIEAAVFEPEDETFWDERPMDELIQHILDRYHTPLRSELPRLLELATKVERVHAQHAHCPQGLAALLMEARASIEMHLTKEEQILFPLIVTGRGAMAHMPVQVMMQEHDDHGQTLQRIRELTHDLNVPEKACTSWHELYRALAEFEIELMDHIHLENNILFPRALAG